One Actinoplanes missouriensis 431 DNA segment encodes these proteins:
- a CDS encoding tetratricopeptide repeat protein, with protein sequence MTAASRARALAGVNRLSDAETEVRRGLVQLPADPELLALLAGLLRLQGRRTEALAAADAAVAAAPHLSGTHIERAECLLTLPPEPAEHPESGEARTAEALREAREAVRLDPAHPPAYRVLARVLSARRDVDGAREAARRALSLDPRSVADLLTLAEIERHAGHRGAARAAVAAALAEDPGNPDGRWLIALLDAERLRVRSSLRGLRELAADHPDKLDVTALTWPIRGLLGGFRRGLAAGVPLVLLLTGCALLWPSWLLAARAAAVTVALVMIGFGLRVLVPAGLLPWRCLTLLPVRTRRAVRTGWVAAVATVALLLGYGVSARAPLPALALVTAAVLLTTGRADRM encoded by the coding sequence GTGACGGCCGCCTCGCGGGCGCGGGCGCTGGCCGGGGTGAACCGGCTCTCCGACGCCGAGACCGAGGTCCGCCGCGGCCTCGTCCAGCTTCCCGCGGACCCGGAGCTGCTGGCGCTGCTGGCCGGCCTGCTGCGCCTGCAGGGCCGGCGCACCGAGGCCCTGGCGGCGGCGGACGCGGCGGTGGCGGCGGCGCCCCACCTGTCCGGCACCCACATCGAACGAGCCGAGTGCCTGCTGACGCTCCCGCCCGAGCCGGCCGAGCACCCCGAGTCCGGCGAGGCCCGTACCGCCGAGGCTCTCCGGGAGGCACGGGAAGCGGTCCGCCTCGACCCGGCGCACCCACCGGCGTACCGGGTCCTGGCCCGTGTCCTGTCGGCCCGCCGCGACGTCGATGGGGCCCGCGAGGCCGCCCGGCGGGCCCTGTCCCTGGACCCCCGTTCGGTCGCCGACCTGCTCACCCTCGCCGAGATCGAGCGGCACGCCGGCCACCGCGGGGCGGCCCGGGCAGCGGTGGCAGCGGCCCTGGCCGAGGATCCCGGCAACCCGGACGGCCGCTGGCTGATCGCCCTGCTCGACGCGGAACGTCTCCGGGTGCGCTCGTCGCTGCGCGGCCTGCGTGAACTGGCCGCCGACCATCCGGACAAGCTCGACGTCACCGCGCTGACCTGGCCGATCCGCGGCCTGCTCGGCGGGTTCCGCCGGGGTCTCGCCGCCGGGGTCCCGCTGGTCCTGCTTCTGACCGGCTGCGCGCTGCTCTGGCCGTCCTGGCTGCTCGCCGCCCGCGCGGCCGCCGTCACGGTGGCCCTCGTGATGATCGGTTTCGGCCTGCGGGTGCTGGTTCCGGCGGGGCTGCTGCCGTGGCGCTGCCTGACGCTGCTGCCGGTCCGGACGCGCCGCGCGGTGCGCACCGGGTGGGTCGCGGCAGTCGCGACGGTCGCGCTCCTCCTGGGGTACGGGGTGAGCGCCCGCGCTCCGCTGCCGGCGCTCGCGCTCGTCACCGCGGCGGTCCTGCTCACCACCGGCAGGGCCGACCGGATGTAA
- a CDS encoding tyrosine-protein phosphatase has product MKLDWPDCSNARDLGGTPTADGGAIRAGALIRSDSLGLLTPASVTALRDLGLALILDLRWPRECAADPSPFAGDPAYRNVPLLADPMGYDPPDDTYAPMLDHNAERIARAFRVIAAAPPGGVVVHCRGGRDRTGVLVALLLGLARVDPETIAEDFARTPATEAAAMRATLTHAGRRHGGVAAYLRDAGVPEEDLAAVRRLLR; this is encoded by the coding sequence ATGAAGCTCGACTGGCCGGACTGCAGCAACGCCCGCGATCTCGGTGGCACACCGACCGCTGACGGCGGCGCGATCCGTGCCGGGGCGCTGATCCGCTCGGACAGCCTCGGGCTGCTCACGCCCGCCTCGGTGACCGCGCTGCGCGACCTCGGCCTGGCGCTGATCCTGGACCTCCGCTGGCCCCGCGAGTGCGCGGCCGACCCGAGCCCGTTCGCCGGTGATCCCGCGTACCGCAACGTCCCGCTGCTCGCCGACCCGATGGGGTACGACCCGCCGGACGACACCTACGCGCCGATGCTCGACCACAACGCCGAGCGGATCGCCCGCGCGTTCCGGGTGATCGCGGCCGCCCCGCCCGGCGGGGTGGTGGTGCACTGCCGTGGCGGCCGGGACCGGACCGGCGTGCTGGTGGCGCTCCTGCTCGGGCTCGCCCGCGTGGACCCCGAGACGATCGCGGAGGATTTCGCCCGTACCCCCGCAACCGAGGCCGCCGCGATGCGCGCGACGCTGACGCACGCCGGCCGCCGCCATGGTGGCGTCGCGGCCTATCTGCGCGACGCCGGTGTGCCGGAG
- a CDS encoding C40 family peptidase: MAAAGIVLTGPAVAHAEPTPASVEKKIDEQWNNLEPVIEEYNSVHTKLKKLRKQQTTLAKTLKPLQVKVDVAMAQVRGMAVDAYMQGPPNAFNAMVISGSPTSLTEKLALLDQLAQHQTESIEHVAQLRDKYAGDKAKVDQLADEIGARDKDLASKKKAIEKEIKELQELRIAAYGKANVDDGALRTGPCPVTYTNDKGGRAAQRACDLIGKPYVFGSNGPNSYDCSGLTQEAWAAVGVHLEHYTKDQYGSTTPVSRSELKPGDLVFYYSDVHHVAIYIGGGKVVHAPHTGDHVRMATIDRGPIAGYRRPG; the protein is encoded by the coding sequence ATGGCCGCGGCCGGAATCGTTCTCACTGGTCCCGCCGTTGCCCATGCCGAGCCCACGCCGGCAAGCGTCGAGAAGAAGATCGACGAGCAGTGGAACAATCTCGAGCCCGTCATCGAGGAGTACAACTCGGTGCACACCAAGCTGAAGAAGCTGCGCAAGCAGCAGACAACGCTTGCGAAGACGCTCAAGCCACTGCAGGTGAAGGTGGATGTCGCCATGGCCCAGGTCCGGGGCATGGCCGTGGACGCGTACATGCAGGGCCCGCCGAACGCGTTCAACGCGATGGTCATCAGTGGTTCGCCGACGTCGCTGACCGAGAAGCTCGCGCTGCTCGACCAGCTCGCCCAGCACCAGACCGAGTCGATCGAGCACGTGGCGCAGCTCCGCGACAAGTACGCGGGTGACAAGGCGAAGGTGGATCAGCTCGCCGACGAGATCGGCGCCCGGGACAAGGACCTGGCGTCGAAGAAGAAGGCGATCGAGAAAGAGATCAAGGAGCTCCAGGAGCTCCGGATCGCGGCCTACGGCAAGGCGAACGTCGACGACGGCGCGCTGCGCACCGGCCCCTGCCCGGTCACCTACACCAACGACAAGGGCGGTCGCGCGGCCCAGCGGGCGTGCGACCTGATCGGCAAACCCTACGTCTTCGGCTCCAACGGTCCGAACAGTTACGACTGCTCGGGCCTGACGCAGGAGGCGTGGGCGGCTGTGGGTGTGCACCTCGAGCACTACACGAAAGACCAGTACGGCTCGACCACGCCGGTCAGCCGGAGCGAGTTGAAGCCGGGTGACCTGGTCTTCTACTACTCCGATGTGCACCACGTCGCCATCTACATCGGCGGCGGCAAGGTGGTGCACGCGCCGCACACGGGCGACCACGTGCGGATGGCGACGATCGACCGCGGCCCCATCGCGGGATATCGCCGGCCGGGCTAG
- a CDS encoding phosphatase PAP2 family protein has product MTEQAVDHSLAVERRPAVARSGILSALRELSLVAALFMVYKVGRLAADGHVDEAFRNARAVWDVERWLHLPSELTVQRALLDWHALVEAANSYYAYVHFPATAATLIWLYLYRPAHYRWTRNVLTLLTGSALLVHFVIPLAPPRMLGETGMLDLGHLFGPAVYGNPETDHLSNQYAAMPSLHFGWALVVAVALMAAIGGRRRALWLLHPAITLLVIVATGNHYWLDAVAGGLLTAAAYALLRRHRPAVTPVPPMTRDPRAFIPAPRRPAGDHHSAGDKQVSDEQDEPGHDSQGRGNPGRGNRGHGGPGHGDEEPGRPAGVAYAGRHEARLAGLQQRPRSRWHTDR; this is encoded by the coding sequence GTGACCGAGCAAGCCGTCGACCACAGCCTTGCCGTTGAACGTCGCCCCGCCGTGGCCCGCTCCGGCATCCTCTCGGCCCTACGCGAATTATCCCTGGTAGCCGCCCTGTTCATGGTCTACAAGGTGGGCCGGCTGGCCGCCGACGGCCACGTCGACGAGGCGTTCCGCAACGCCCGGGCGGTCTGGGACGTCGAGCGCTGGCTGCACCTGCCGAGCGAGCTGACCGTGCAGCGCGCGCTGCTCGACTGGCACGCCCTGGTCGAGGCCGCCAACAGCTACTACGCGTACGTCCACTTCCCGGCCACCGCGGCCACCCTGATCTGGCTCTACCTGTACCGGCCCGCGCACTACCGCTGGACCCGCAACGTGCTGACCCTGCTCACCGGGTCCGCGCTGCTGGTGCACTTCGTGATCCCGCTCGCGCCGCCGCGGATGCTCGGCGAGACCGGCATGCTCGACCTGGGCCACCTGTTCGGCCCGGCCGTCTACGGCAACCCGGAGACCGACCACCTCTCCAACCAGTACGCCGCGATGCCGTCCCTGCACTTCGGCTGGGCCCTGGTGGTGGCCGTCGCCCTGATGGCCGCGATCGGTGGCCGGCGCCGGGCGCTGTGGCTGCTCCACCCGGCGATCACCCTGCTGGTGATCGTGGCGACCGGCAACCACTACTGGCTCGACGCCGTCGCCGGAGGGCTGCTGACCGCTGCCGCCTACGCCCTGCTCCGCCGGCACCGTCCCGCCGTCACCCCGGTCCCGCCCATGACCCGTGACCCCCGCGCCTTCATCCCGGCCCCGCGCAGGCCGGCCGGCGATCACCACAGCGCCGGCGACAAGCAGGTCAGCGACGAGCAGGACGAGCCGGGGCACGACAGCCAGGGGCGCGGCAACCCCGGGCGCGGCAACCGGGGGCACGGCGGCCCCGGGCACGGCGACGAAGAGCCCGGCCGCCCCGCCGGCGTCGCCTACGCTGGCCGCCATGAAGCTCGACTGGCCGGACTGCAGCAACGCCCGCGATCTCGGTGGCACACCGACCGCTGA
- a CDS encoding AAA family ATPase → MSDPLIDSLTAAVQARPDDLPLRLHLAELLVAADRGAEAIGHAAQVLAREPGNVTAQQLMGRALGTPSPPSPAPQPAGPSEPAQPQPAQPQPAQSPPVQQPTGVDWSAMEQQFGDVVPPRFTRTGEPDPIQGHQDRIFDVESATITLADVGGMADVKKRLEVSFLGPLRNPKLRTLFGKSLRGGLLLYGPPGCGKTFLARAVAGEMGAAFISLSITDVLNMWVGSSEKNLHDLFESARGHAPCVLFLDEIDALGHKRSQLQSSMRTVVNQLLTELDGVQGGNDGVFVLAATNAPWDVDAALRRPGRLDRTVLVLPPDRPARAAICEFHLRDRPVAGIDLEQVAAATEHYSGADLAHLCETAAEYAMRDSIASGEIRMIGQADMMAAAREVRPSTDAWFATARNVAMFANESGEYDDLAAYLKKRKVR, encoded by the coding sequence ATGAGCGACCCCTTGATCGACAGCCTCACCGCCGCGGTGCAGGCCCGCCCCGACGACCTCCCGCTGCGCCTGCACCTGGCCGAGCTGCTGGTGGCGGCGGACCGCGGCGCGGAGGCGATCGGGCACGCCGCTCAGGTGCTCGCCCGCGAGCCGGGCAACGTCACCGCCCAGCAGCTGATGGGCCGGGCGCTCGGAACCCCGTCGCCGCCGAGTCCGGCCCCGCAGCCGGCCGGACCGTCCGAGCCGGCACAGCCTCAGCCGGCACAGCCTCAGCCGGCACAGTCCCCGCCGGTGCAGCAGCCCACCGGCGTCGACTGGTCGGCCATGGAGCAGCAGTTCGGCGACGTCGTCCCGCCCCGGTTCACTCGCACCGGCGAGCCGGACCCGATCCAGGGGCACCAGGACCGCATCTTCGACGTGGAGAGCGCCACGATCACCCTCGCCGACGTCGGCGGCATGGCGGACGTGAAGAAGCGCCTCGAGGTCTCCTTCCTCGGCCCGCTGCGCAACCCGAAACTGCGGACGCTGTTCGGCAAGAGCCTCCGCGGCGGCCTGCTGCTCTACGGCCCGCCCGGCTGCGGCAAGACGTTCCTGGCCCGCGCGGTCGCCGGTGAGATGGGCGCGGCGTTCATCTCGCTGAGCATCACCGACGTGCTGAACATGTGGGTCGGCAGCTCGGAGAAGAACCTGCACGACCTGTTCGAGTCGGCGCGCGGCCACGCGCCGTGCGTTCTCTTCCTGGACGAGATCGACGCGCTCGGCCACAAGCGCAGCCAGCTCCAGTCGTCGATGCGGACCGTGGTGAACCAGCTGCTCACCGAGCTGGACGGGGTCCAGGGCGGCAACGACGGGGTGTTCGTCCTGGCGGCCACGAACGCGCCGTGGGACGTCGACGCCGCGCTGCGGCGGCCGGGACGCCTGGACCGCACCGTGCTGGTGCTGCCGCCGGACCGCCCGGCCCGCGCCGCGATTTGTGAGTTCCACCTGCGTGACCGGCCGGTCGCCGGCATCGACCTGGAGCAGGTCGCGGCGGCCACCGAGCACTACTCCGGCGCGGACCTGGCGCACCTGTGCGAGACCGCCGCGGAGTACGCGATGCGCGACTCGATCGCGTCCGGCGAGATCCGGATGATCGGCCAGGCGGACATGATGGCCGCCGCCCGCGAGGTGCGCCCGTCGACCGACGCGTGGTTCGCGACCGCCCGCAACGTGGCGATGTTCGCCAACGAGAGCGGCGAGTACGACGACCTGGCGGCGTACCTGAAGAAGCGCAAGGTCAGGTGA